In one Nocardioides luteus genomic region, the following are encoded:
- the argS gene encoding arginine--tRNA ligase, whose product MTPEQLSTAVVDVLTALVDEGAITLPDGVPSTVTVERPRQKGHGDYATNVALQLAKKAGTNPRQLGEQIAAKLKESDGVADVEIAGPGFLNISVEAGAQGKLAGEIVAAGKAYGNNDSFKGHNINLEFVSANPTGPLHLGGVRWAAVGDALGRVLEASGAEVTREYYFNDHGGQIDRFARSLLAWAQGKPVPEDGYGGAYIEEIAKQVLAKEPNALEADDPQEVFRAIGVELMFAEIKKSLHDFNVDFDVYFHEDNLHKSGAVERAIEKLRELGNVYEKDGAIWLATEKFGDDKDRVVIKADGNGAYFSGDLAYYLDKRERGFDRCFIMLGADHHGYVGRMMAMCAAFGDTPHENLEILIGQMVNLLKDGQPMRMSKRAGTVVTIDDIVEAIGVDAARYALARYSSDSNIDIDLDLWAKADSANPVYYVQYVHARTCRMMANAADLGMAIDLDTFDPSLLTHAREGELLRALAELPRVVATAAELREPHRVARYLEDTAGIFHRWYDDDDCRMLPKGDEPVAPVNLARLALVSAARTVFANGLGLLGVSAPERM is encoded by the coding sequence GTGACTCCTGAGCAGCTTTCCACCGCGGTCGTCGATGTCCTCACCGCGCTCGTCGATGAGGGTGCGATCACCCTTCCCGACGGCGTTCCGAGCACTGTCACGGTGGAGCGACCCAGGCAGAAGGGTCACGGCGACTACGCCACCAACGTGGCGCTGCAGCTGGCCAAGAAGGCGGGCACCAACCCCCGCCAGCTCGGCGAGCAGATCGCCGCGAAGCTCAAGGAGAGCGACGGCGTCGCCGACGTCGAGATCGCCGGTCCGGGCTTCCTCAACATCTCCGTCGAGGCCGGTGCCCAGGGCAAGCTGGCGGGCGAGATCGTCGCGGCCGGCAAGGCCTACGGCAACAACGACTCCTTCAAGGGTCACAACATCAACCTGGAGTTCGTCTCCGCCAACCCGACCGGCCCGCTGCACCTCGGTGGCGTGCGCTGGGCCGCGGTGGGCGACGCGCTGGGCCGGGTGCTGGAGGCGTCCGGCGCCGAGGTGACCCGGGAGTACTACTTCAACGACCACGGCGGCCAGATCGACAGGTTCGCCCGGAGCCTCCTGGCCTGGGCGCAGGGCAAGCCGGTCCCCGAGGACGGCTACGGCGGGGCCTACATCGAGGAGATCGCCAAGCAGGTCCTGGCCAAGGAGCCGAACGCGCTCGAGGCCGACGACCCGCAGGAGGTCTTCCGTGCGATCGGCGTGGAGCTGATGTTCGCGGAGATCAAGAAGAGCCTGCACGACTTCAACGTCGACTTCGACGTCTACTTCCACGAGGACAACCTCCACAAGTCCGGTGCCGTCGAGCGCGCCATCGAGAAGCTCCGCGAGCTCGGCAACGTCTACGAGAAGGACGGCGCGATCTGGCTGGCGACCGAGAAGTTCGGTGACGACAAGGACCGCGTCGTCATCAAGGCCGACGGCAACGGGGCCTACTTCTCCGGCGACCTCGCCTACTACCTCGACAAGCGCGAGCGTGGCTTCGACCGCTGCTTCATCATGCTGGGCGCCGACCACCACGGCTACGTCGGCCGGATGATGGCGATGTGCGCCGCCTTCGGCGACACGCCCCACGAGAACCTCGAGATCCTGATCGGCCAGATGGTCAACCTCCTCAAGGACGGCCAGCCGATGCGGATGTCGAAGCGTGCCGGCACCGTGGTCACCATCGACGACATCGTCGAGGCGATCGGTGTGGACGCCGCCCGTTACGCGCTGGCGCGCTACTCCAGCGACTCCAACATCGACATCGACCTGGACCTGTGGGCCAAGGCCGACAGCGCCAACCCGGTCTACTACGTGCAGTACGTCCACGCGCGCACCTGCCGGATGATGGCCAACGCCGCCGACCTCGGCATGGCGATCGACCTCGACACCTTCGATCCCTCGCTGCTCACCCACGCGCGCGAGGGCGAGCTGCTGCGCGCGCTGGCCGAGCTGCCGCGCGTGGTCGCGACCGCCGCCGAGCTGCGCGAGCCGCACCGGGTCGCCCGCTACCTGGAGGACACCGCCGGGATCTTCCACCGCTGGTACGACGATGACGACTGCCGGATGCTGCCCAAGGGCGACGAGCCGGTGGCTCCCGTCAACCTGGCCCGGCTGGCGCTCGTCTCGGCTGCCCGCACCGTCTTCGCCAACGGCCTCGGCCTGCTCGGCGTCTCGGCCCCGGAGCGGATGTGA
- a CDS encoding acetoacetate decarboxylase family protein encodes MHGSMWLSVYRLAHDVDERHPKGIYAVALVDYTEPSPLTYHELLSARVITASNGKKAVSVVDIWVDSPDSVAGGRTLWAIPKGLAKFSGGSSEKGPLASHTWEASNDDGPIATARFNDVTQLAPRIPMQGNVEQPGIEEHPDTAWLTMKGGAKLLPARGTWTFDPDGPLAYLRDATKLGSFRGKGFEVDFS; translated from the coding sequence ATGCACGGATCGATGTGGCTCTCGGTCTACCGGCTCGCTCACGACGTCGACGAGCGGCACCCGAAGGGCATCTACGCCGTCGCGCTGGTCGACTACACCGAGCCGAGCCCGCTGACCTATCACGAGCTCCTCTCCGCCCGGGTGATCACCGCCTCCAACGGGAAGAAGGCGGTGAGCGTGGTCGACATCTGGGTGGACTCCCCCGACTCCGTGGCCGGCGGCCGTACGTTGTGGGCGATCCCGAAGGGCCTGGCCAAGTTCAGCGGAGGGTCGTCCGAGAAGGGGCCGCTGGCGTCCCACACCTGGGAGGCGAGCAACGACGATGGCCCGATCGCGACGGCCAGGTTCAACGACGTCACCCAGCTCGCCCCGCGCATCCCGATGCAGGGCAACGTCGAGCAGCCCGGCATCGAGGAGCACCCGGACACCGCCTGGCTGACGATGAAGGGCGGCGCCAAGCTGCTTCCCGCCCGGGGCACCTGGACCTTCGACCCCGACGGCCCCCTCGCCTACCTCCGCGACGCCACCAAGCTCGGCTCCTTCCGCGGCAAGGGCTTCGAGGTCGACTTCAGCTGA
- a CDS encoding alpha/beta fold hydrolase codes for MSSLYVTTTDGLRLAVTDFGSSGDTRPTLVCVHGYPDNSSVWLPLVRILGGDLRIVTYDVRGHGSSQAPATREGYLIEQLNADLESVIDAVSPSAPVHLLAHDWGSTQTWEAVAGNVPSERIASFTSISGPSLDQAGAWLRTPGRTARGVLERLKQGVESTYIGFFQAPLLPELAWRSGVLDRIVGGSAVDRTRADRINGLELYRANAIARMGRPQPRPVNVPVQVIAPIGDAYVSRALAAEAPEPYVADLTVHEVEGSHWVVADHPERVAPLVRDFVAAHG; via the coding sequence ATGAGCAGCCTTTACGTGACGACCACCGACGGGCTCCGGCTGGCCGTCACCGACTTCGGGTCTTCCGGTGACACCCGCCCGACCCTCGTCTGCGTCCACGGCTACCCCGACAACTCCAGCGTCTGGCTGCCGTTGGTCAGGATCCTGGGCGGCGACCTGCGGATCGTGACCTACGACGTACGCGGCCACGGCAGCTCACAGGCACCGGCCACGCGCGAGGGCTACCTGATCGAGCAGCTCAACGCGGACCTGGAGTCCGTCATCGACGCGGTCAGCCCGTCGGCGCCGGTGCACCTGCTCGCCCACGACTGGGGCTCGACGCAGACCTGGGAGGCGGTCGCCGGCAACGTACCGTCCGAGCGGATCGCGTCGTTCACCTCGATCTCGGGGCCGAGCCTGGACCAGGCGGGAGCCTGGCTGCGTACGCCCGGGAGGACCGCCCGCGGTGTTCTCGAGCGCCTCAAGCAAGGTGTCGAGTCGACCTACATCGGCTTCTTCCAGGCGCCGCTGCTCCCCGAGCTCGCCTGGCGCTCGGGAGTCCTCGACCGGATCGTCGGCGGCTCGGCCGTCGACCGCACCCGGGCCGACCGGATCAACGGCCTCGAGCTCTACCGCGCCAACGCGATCGCCCGGATGGGCCGACCGCAGCCGCGCCCGGTCAACGTCCCGGTCCAGGTCATCGCCCCGATCGGCGACGCCTACGTCAGCCGTGCGCTCGCCGCCGAGGCCCCGGAGCCGTACGTCGCGGACCTGACGGTCCACGAGGTCGAGGGCTCGCACTGGGTGGTCGCCGACCACCCCGAGCGGGTCGCGCCGCTGGTGCGCGACTTCGTCGCCGCGCACGGGTGA
- a CDS encoding zinc-binding dehydrogenase gives MRAIRQHEFGGPEVLRLEEVPDPTPGPGQVRIRVEAAGVHRLDTSIRAADLPPTMPRPELPMTPGREVSGVVDEIGEGVDEAWRGAKVVAHLGPGSSGGYAELAVADEKQLYRRPDGLDSATAVAAIGTGRTSAAVLEAAQITPDDVVVVTSAAGGMGAILLQGVRNVGARAVGLAGSEAKLEIARGFGAQTAIDYRADGWLERLRAEEPRITVLLDGVGGDVPRQVYAHLENDGRMVRFSGDQDGYEGGAKIIDILGPWVQGRIKEFEQAALEAAADGTRRPYVGSSFPLAEAAEAHRALEARETSGKVVLLT, from the coding sequence ATGCGAGCGATCAGACAGCACGAGTTCGGTGGTCCGGAGGTCCTGCGCCTCGAGGAGGTGCCCGACCCGACCCCAGGTCCGGGCCAGGTACGCATCAGGGTGGAGGCCGCCGGCGTCCACCGCCTCGACACATCGATCAGAGCGGCCGATCTTCCGCCGACGATGCCGCGCCCGGAGCTCCCGATGACGCCCGGCCGTGAGGTATCCGGGGTGGTCGACGAGATCGGTGAGGGCGTCGACGAGGCCTGGCGGGGCGCGAAGGTCGTCGCCCACCTCGGCCCGGGAAGCAGCGGCGGCTACGCCGAGCTCGCGGTCGCCGACGAGAAGCAGCTCTACCGCCGTCCCGACGGCCTCGACTCGGCCACGGCGGTCGCCGCGATCGGCACCGGACGCACCTCGGCCGCGGTGCTCGAGGCCGCCCAGATCACTCCCGACGACGTCGTCGTGGTCACCTCGGCGGCGGGCGGCATGGGCGCGATCCTGCTCCAGGGCGTCCGCAACGTAGGCGCACGCGCGGTCGGGCTCGCGGGGTCGGAGGCCAAGCTCGAGATCGCCCGCGGGTTCGGGGCGCAGACGGCGATCGACTACCGCGCGGACGGCTGGCTCGAGCGCCTTCGAGCAGAGGAGCCGCGCATCACGGTTCTTCTCGACGGGGTCGGGGGTGACGTACCTCGGCAGGTCTACGCCCACCTCGAGAACGACGGCCGGATGGTCCGGTTCTCCGGCGACCAGGACGGCTACGAGGGCGGCGCGAAGATCATCGACATCCTCGGTCCGTGGGTCCAGGGCCGGATCAAGGAGTTCGAGCAGGCCGCGCTCGAGGCCGCCGCGGACGGCACCCGCAGGCCGTACGTCGGCTCCAGCTTCCCGCTCGCCGAGGCCGCCGAGGCCCATCGTGCGCTCGAGGCTCGCGAGACCAGCGGCAAGGTCGTGCTCCTGACCTGA
- the lysA gene encoding diaminopimelate decarboxylase produces the protein MTAHASPGSFTGTSPVWLKTPDDVNALVPALWSATAEKTDGVLTVGGVAVPDLVANINTPAYVLDEVDFRERARAFRDAFTGYDVYYAGKAFLCTEVARWVAQEGLCLDVCSDGELSVALRAEVDPAKIGYHGNNKTPMELRRAIVAGVGRIIVDSFHEVERVAAIAAETGITARVMVRVTAGVEAHTHEYIATAHEDQKFGFSISSGDAFEAVRRLLAAPNVELRGLHSHIGSQIFDSSGFEVAARRVLALQARIRDELGTELPEMDLGGGFGIAYTTQDDPSTPKALAEELTAIVEHECRGFGLAVPHLSIEPGRAIVGPSMCTVYTVGTVKEVALDGGVTRTYVSVDGGMSDNIRTALYDADYSATLAGRASSAGPVLGRVVGKHCEAGDIVVKHEFLPADIAPGDLIAVPGTGAYGRSMASNYNHALRPPVVAVRDGESRVIVRRETEADLFATDMG, from the coding sequence ATGACGGCGCACGCTTCGCCGGGCTCGTTCACCGGCACCTCCCCGGTCTGGCTGAAGACGCCGGACGACGTCAACGCCCTCGTGCCCGCGCTATGGTCGGCGACGGCCGAGAAGACCGACGGTGTCCTCACCGTCGGGGGTGTCGCGGTGCCCGACCTGGTCGCGAACATCAACACACCTGCGTACGTCCTGGACGAGGTCGACTTCCGCGAGCGCGCCCGCGCGTTCCGTGACGCCTTCACCGGCTACGACGTCTACTACGCCGGCAAGGCGTTCCTGTGCACCGAGGTCGCGCGCTGGGTGGCGCAGGAGGGGCTCTGCCTCGACGTCTGCTCCGACGGTGAGCTCTCGGTGGCGCTGCGCGCCGAGGTCGACCCGGCGAAGATCGGCTACCACGGCAACAACAAGACGCCGATGGAGCTGCGCCGGGCGATCGTCGCCGGTGTCGGGCGGATCATCGTCGACTCCTTCCACGAGGTCGAGCGGGTCGCGGCGATCGCGGCCGAGACCGGCATCACCGCGCGCGTGATGGTGCGGGTGACCGCCGGGGTCGAGGCCCACACCCACGAGTACATCGCCACCGCCCACGAGGACCAGAAGTTCGGTTTCTCGATCTCGTCGGGCGACGCCTTCGAGGCCGTACGCCGCCTGCTGGCCGCCCCGAACGTCGAGCTGCGCGGGCTCCACTCCCACATCGGCTCCCAGATCTTCGACTCCTCCGGGTTCGAGGTGGCCGCGCGGCGCGTGCTGGCACTGCAGGCGCGGATCCGCGACGAGCTCGGCACCGAGCTGCCCGAGATGGACCTCGGTGGTGGCTTCGGCATCGCCTACACCACCCAGGACGACCCCTCGACGCCCAAGGCCCTGGCCGAGGAGCTCACCGCGATCGTCGAGCACGAGTGCCGCGGCTTCGGTCTCGCGGTGCCGCACCTCTCGATCGAGCCCGGTCGGGCGATCGTCGGGCCGTCGATGTGCACCGTCTACACGGTCGGCACGGTCAAGGAGGTCGCCCTCGACGGCGGCGTCACCCGCACCTACGTGAGCGTCGACGGCGGGATGAGCGACAACATCCGCACCGCTCTCTACGACGCCGACTACTCCGCCACCCTGGCCGGGCGGGCCTCGTCCGCCGGACCCGTGCTCGGGCGCGTGGTCGGCAAGCACTGCGAGGCCGGCGACATCGTGGTCAAGCACGAGTTCCTGCCCGCCGACATCGCTCCCGGTGATCTGATCGCCGTCCCGGGCACCGGTGCGTACGGACGCTCGATGGCCTCCAACTACAACCACGCGCTGCGGCCGCCGGTCGTCGCGGTCCGCGACGGGGAGTCCCGGGTCATCGTCCGGCGCGAGACCGAGGCCGACCTGTTCGCTACCGATATGGGCTGA
- a CDS encoding RNA 2'-phosphotransferase gives MDKTDVRRSKRLSQVLRHQPGSVGIELDPHGWIDLPTLLDALAAHGSPMTRDDVDRVVRGNDKQRFEIDAVLDRIRARQGHTVEVDLGLAPAEPPAVLFHGTPRTNVESILASGLDRRQRHHVHLSPDRETAERVGARRGDFVVFRVDAARMRAEGLIFWRTDNDVWLTDAVPAGYLALDL, from the coding sequence ATGGACAAGACAGACGTACGCCGCTCGAAGCGGCTCTCACAGGTGCTCAGGCACCAACCCGGTTCCGTGGGCATCGAGCTGGACCCGCACGGCTGGATCGATCTGCCCACCCTTCTCGATGCCCTCGCCGCCCACGGCTCCCCGATGACTCGCGATGACGTCGACCGAGTCGTACGCGGCAACGACAAGCAGCGCTTCGAGATCGACGCAGTGCTCGACCGGATCCGGGCACGACAGGGCCACACCGTCGAGGTGGACCTGGGTCTCGCCCCCGCCGAACCGCCGGCGGTGCTCTTCCACGGCACACCACGCACCAACGTCGAGTCGATCCTCGCCTCCGGTCTCGACCGCCGCCAGCGGCACCACGTCCACCTCTCCCCCGACCGCGAGACCGCGGAGCGCGTCGGCGCCCGCCGCGGCGACTTCGTCGTCTTCCGGGTCGATGCGGCCAGGATGCGCGCCGAGGGGCTCATCTTCTGGCGCACCGACAACGACGTCTGGCTGACGGACGCGGTGCCCGCGGGCTATCTCGCACTGGACCTCTGA
- a CDS encoding LCP family protein produces MSHLRTFVRRRLLTTLALGVVLALTAVLVPDAEVAEPRAELIATKWAKGLDVAKFTRKGGTIWVLAVGSDARPGQKVTRTRGDALHLIGFNPSSGYATDISIPRDSYVNIPGHGRDKINSALLYGGPKLMGRAVGDLVGVQPQYVFVTSFSGMSDMVIGIGGVDVDNPRAFSDPYVAPYGFKKGRIHINGPHSVDFARARKTLPGGDFDRSANQSRVIRGIHRKIVARQHDVGFMAKGVSLVMRKMHTTGLSGRDLYQLGHAVAAVNPGKIRTCVVPGGIGYAGAASVVFPNVGAARAMGDDARHDGRLNRGCRG; encoded by the coding sequence GTGAGCCACCTGAGGACGTTCGTACGCCGCCGCCTCCTGACCACGCTCGCGCTCGGTGTGGTGCTCGCGCTGACCGCCGTCCTGGTGCCTGACGCCGAGGTCGCCGAGCCGCGCGCCGAGCTGATCGCGACCAAGTGGGCCAAGGGCCTCGACGTCGCCAAGTTCACCCGCAAGGGCGGCACGATCTGGGTCCTGGCCGTCGGCTCGGACGCGCGCCCCGGCCAGAAGGTCACCCGCACCCGCGGCGACGCCCTGCACCTGATCGGCTTCAACCCGTCCTCGGGCTACGCGACCGACATCAGCATCCCGCGCGACTCCTACGTCAACATCCCCGGCCACGGCCGCGACAAGATCAACTCCGCGCTGCTCTACGGCGGCCCCAAGCTGATGGGCCGTGCCGTCGGCGACCTGGTCGGCGTGCAGCCGCAGTACGTCTTCGTCACCTCCTTCTCGGGCATGAGCGACATGGTGATCGGGATCGGCGGCGTCGACGTCGACAACCCACGTGCCTTCAGCGACCCGTACGTCGCCCCCTACGGCTTCAAGAAGGGCCGGATCCACATCAACGGCCCGCACTCGGTCGACTTCGCCCGGGCCCGCAAGACGCTGCCCGGCGGTGACTTCGACCGCTCGGCCAACCAGTCCCGGGTCATCCGCGGCATCCACCGCAAGATCGTCGCCCGCCAGCACGACGTCGGCTTCATGGCCAAGGGCGTCTCGCTGGTGATGCGGAAGATGCACACGACCGGCCTCTCCGGCCGCGACCTCTACCAGCTCGGCCACGCGGTCGCCGCCGTCAACCCCGGCAAGATCCGCACCTGCGTCGTCCCCGGCGGGATCGGCTACGCCGGTGCCGCGAGCGTCGTCTTCCCCAACGTCGGGGCGGCACGGGCGATGGGCGACGACGCGCGCCACGACGGCCGGCTCAACCGCGGCTGCCGCGGCTGA
- a CDS encoding DUF4287 domain-containing protein, whose product MTDQVKGPASYFPSIEKKYGRPIAEWQQIIRTCGITKHMQIVAHLKTEYGLGHGHANALVAHTVAEGL is encoded by the coding sequence ATGACCGACCAGGTGAAGGGCCCCGCCTCCTACTTCCCGTCCATCGAGAAGAAGTACGGCCGCCCGATCGCGGAGTGGCAGCAGATCATCCGCACCTGCGGGATCACCAAGCACATGCAGATCGTGGCCCACCTGAAGACCGAGTACGGCCTCGGGCACGGCCACGCCAACGCGCTCGTCGCCCACACCGTTGCCGAGGGTCTCTAA
- a CDS encoding MazG-like family protein translates to MTDATPALLAYLSRWLDESQGDREAEAVLWGRVAKVSEEAGEAIAALVGATGQNPRLRPLWGNTHSYDDVVEELLDVAITAIEHMTGNDARLGLFHEKVGAVAERAGVTT, encoded by the coding sequence ATGACCGACGCTACGCCGGCTCTGCTCGCGTATCTGTCCCGGTGGCTCGATGAGTCCCAGGGCGATCGTGAGGCGGAAGCCGTTCTCTGGGGGAGAGTCGCGAAGGTGAGCGAAGAGGCAGGCGAAGCCATCGCCGCACTCGTCGGAGCCACCGGCCAGAATCCCCGATTGCGCCCTCTCTGGGGCAACACCCACAGCTACGACGACGTCGTCGAAGAGCTCCTCGATGTGGCGATCACCGCGATCGAGCACATGACCGGCAACGACGCGAGGCTCGGCCTCTTCCACGAGAAGGTCGGCGCCGTCGCCGAGCGCGCCGGCGTCACCACCTAG
- a CDS encoding lysophospholipid acyltransferase family protein yields MDISYPVTIAAARTWFKLGDIKINMTGAEHIPEKGGALLAINHLSFVDYIMAGFPGAERGRLTRFIAKKEVFDHPVGGPVMRSFHHIPIDRSYGAAGMKKAVEYLQNGEVVGIFPEATISRSFLIKDLKTGTVRIAADAGVPLIPVVLWGTQRIMTKGQKVDLSRHKTIGIEIGPPLPVTGEDPAAETAALKAQMEAMLDRLIKAHPAEEQPPGSWWLPKAYGGSAPTLEEAEAMYAEERRLRAQRKAAKRQADKKKS; encoded by the coding sequence ATGGACATCAGCTATCCGGTCACGATCGCCGCGGCTCGCACCTGGTTCAAGCTCGGCGACATCAAGATCAACATGACCGGCGCGGAGCACATCCCCGAGAAGGGTGGCGCCCTGCTGGCGATCAACCACCTCTCGTTCGTCGACTACATCATGGCCGGGTTTCCCGGCGCCGAGCGCGGTCGGCTGACCCGGTTCATCGCCAAGAAGGAGGTCTTCGACCACCCCGTCGGCGGCCCGGTGATGCGCTCGTTCCACCACATCCCGATCGACCGCAGCTACGGCGCGGCCGGGATGAAGAAGGCCGTCGAGTACCTCCAGAACGGCGAGGTCGTCGGGATCTTCCCCGAGGCCACGATCTCGCGCTCGTTCCTGATCAAGGACCTCAAGACCGGCACCGTACGCATCGCCGCCGACGCCGGCGTCCCGCTGATCCCCGTCGTGCTGTGGGGCACCCAGCGGATCATGACCAAGGGCCAGAAGGTCGACCTGTCGCGTCACAAGACGATCGGCATCGAGATCGGCCCGCCGCTGCCGGTGACCGGGGAGGACCCGGCCGCCGAGACCGCTGCGCTCAAGGCGCAGATGGAGGCCATGCTCGACCGGCTGATCAAGGCGCACCCCGCCGAGGAGCAGCCCCCGGGCTCGTGGTGGCTGCCGAAGGCATACGGCGGCTCGGCCCCCACGCTCGAGGAGGCCGAGGCGATGTACGCCGAGGAGCGCAGGCTCCGCGCCCAGCGGAAGGCCGCGAAGCGGCAGGCCGACAAGAAGAAGAGCTAG
- a CDS encoding VOC family protein gives MAAVEKAGGTIAEPAYDYPGGRRFIFTDPSGNRLGVYQPAE, from the coding sequence GTGGCGGCGGTCGAGAAGGCCGGCGGGACGATTGCCGAGCCGGCCTACGACTACCCCGGCGGACGCCGGTTCATCTTCACCGATCCGTCCGGAAACCGGCTCGGCGTGTACCAACCCGCGGAGTAG
- a CDS encoding homoserine dehydrogenase, protein MSSNKTTAHAVEPLGVAVLGCGVVGSQVVRLLLEGDADLAARVGAPLELRGVAVRRLDAPRDVEVPAELLTTDAHGLVARDDVDLVVEVIGGIEPARGLILKALESGASVVTANKALLAEDGPTLYEAAEKAGTDLYYEAAVAGAIPILRPLRDSLVGDHVTKVMGIVNGTTNYILDKMDTYGAGFEEALAEAQDLGYAEADPTADVEGFDAAAKAAILASLAFHTRVTASDVYREGITEVTAGDVASAKAMGSVVKLLAIAELDDDDVSVRVHPVMIPRSHALATVRGAYNAVFVESASAGDLMFYGQGAGGEPTASAVLGDLVTIARNKALGARGFGESAYAARAVRPMGETVTRYHVSLDVADKAGVLAAVATAFSEHGVSIKAVRQEGRGEDAQLVVVSHEAPDAALAATVQHLREMEYVRDVASVMRVEGAV, encoded by the coding sequence GTGAGCAGCAACAAGACGACCGCGCACGCCGTCGAACCCCTGGGCGTCGCCGTCCTCGGCTGCGGTGTGGTGGGGTCCCAGGTGGTCCGGCTCCTGCTCGAGGGCGATGCGGATCTCGCCGCCAGAGTGGGTGCGCCGCTGGAGCTCAGGGGCGTGGCGGTACGCCGCCTCGACGCTCCGCGCGACGTCGAGGTCCCCGCCGAGCTGCTGACGACGGACGCCCACGGCCTGGTCGCCCGCGACGACGTCGATCTCGTGGTCGAGGTGATCGGCGGCATCGAGCCGGCTCGCGGCCTCATCCTCAAGGCGCTGGAGAGCGGCGCCAGCGTCGTGACCGCCAACAAGGCGCTCCTCGCCGAGGACGGCCCGACGCTCTACGAGGCCGCCGAGAAGGCCGGCACCGACCTCTACTACGAGGCTGCCGTCGCCGGCGCCATCCCGATCCTCCGCCCGCTGCGCGACTCGCTCGTCGGCGACCACGTCACCAAGGTGATGGGCATCGTCAACGGCACCACCAACTACATCCTCGACAAGATGGACACCTACGGTGCCGGCTTCGAGGAGGCGCTCGCCGAGGCCCAGGACCTGGGCTACGCCGAGGCCGACCCGACCGCCGACGTCGAGGGATTCGACGCCGCCGCCAAGGCCGCCATCCTGGCGAGCCTCGCCTTTCACACCCGGGTCACCGCCAGCGACGTCTACCGCGAGGGCATCACCGAGGTGACCGCCGGTGACGTCGCCTCGGCCAAGGCCATGGGCAGCGTCGTCAAGCTGCTCGCGATCGCCGAGCTCGACGACGACGACGTCTCGGTCCGGGTCCACCCGGTGATGATCCCGCGCAGCCACGCGCTGGCGACCGTACGCGGCGCCTACAACGCCGTCTTCGTCGAGTCCGCCTCCGCGGGTGACCTGATGTTCTACGGCCAGGGCGCGGGCGGCGAGCCGACCGCGAGCGCGGTCCTGGGCGACCTGGTCACGATCGCGCGCAACAAGGCCCTCGGCGCCCGTGGCTTCGGTGAGTCCGCCTACGCCGCCCGAGCGGTGCGCCCGATGGGGGAGACCGTCACCCGTTACCACGTCAGCCTCGACGTGGCCGACAAGGCCGGCGTGCTCGCCGCCGTCGCGACCGCCTTCTCCGAGCACGGCGTCTCGATCAAGGCCGTCCGACAGGAAGGCAGGGGAGAGGACGCCCAGCTCGTCGTCGTCTCCCACGAGGCCCCCGATGCCGCGCTCGCGGCGACCGTGCAGCACCTGCGCGAGATGGAGTACGTCCGCGACGTCGCCTCGGTGATGCGCGTAGAAGGAGCAGTCTGA
- a CDS encoding VOC family protein: MNALHIDYLELAVTDLPGSRAFYESAFGWTFNDYGGMYAGIVGPDGKDENGGMYASETPRSRRSR; this comes from the coding sequence ATGAACGCACTCCACATCGACTACCTCGAGCTCGCGGTCACCGACCTCCCGGGCTCGCGCGCCTTCTACGAGTCCGCCTTCGGCTGGACCTTCAACGACTACGGCGGCATGTACGCCGGGATCGTGGGGCCTGACGGCAAGGACGAGAACGGCGGGATGTACGCGTCCGAGACACCCCGGTCGCGCCGCTCCCGCTGA